From a single Thermothielavioides terrestris NRRL 8126 chromosome 1, complete sequence genomic region:
- a CDS encoding mitochondrial 54S ribosomal protein YmL16: MLAPRTGRQVLQRAVSSAPSSTVTLPGFLVPAFQTTPANRRSFSATTVRPSKLGRTPLSVPPGVELAIGDLFVKKDVTSYRKTYKRKVTVTGPLGQLELEIPDYIQIDHDTAARKVTLSVKDREQRNQREMWGTTWSYLNNYIMGVSEGHTAVLRLVGIGYRATVEPRPEKEEYPGQQFVCLKLGFSHPVEMGLPKGMKASAPQPTRLLLEGINKEQIMQFAANIRKWRVPEPYKGKGIFINDETIKLKQKKIK, encoded by the exons aTGCTCGCACCAAGGACAGGGAGGCAGGTCCTGCAAAGGGCGGTGTCCTCCGCTCCCTCGTCGACCGTCACATTACCGGGCTTCCTCGTCCCGGCCTTCCAGACGACGCCCGCCAACAGGCGAAGCTTCTCGGCAACGACCGTCCGCCCGTCAAAGCTCGGCAGGACACCGCTCTCGGTCCCGCCCGGCGTGGAACTCGCGATTGGGGACCTGTTCGTCAAGAAGGACGTGACATCGTACCGCAAGACCTACAAGAGGAAGGTGACGGTCACTGGGCCTTTGG GGCAACTCGAGCTCGAAATTCCCGATTACATCCAGATCGATCATGACACAGCGGCGAGAAAGGTGACGCTGAGCGTGAAGGACCGGGAGCAGAGGAATCAAAGAGAGATGTGGG GGACCACATGGTCGTATCTCAACAACTACATTATGGGTGTATCAGAGGGGCACACGGCCGTGCTACGCCTCGTCGGTATCGGCTACAGAGCAACGGTCGAGCCGCGcccggagaaggaggagtaCCCGGGGCAGCAGTTCGTCTGCCTGAAGCTGGGCTTCTCGCACCCCGTCGAGATGGGCCTGCCGAAGGGCATGAaggccagcgcgccgcagccgacaAGATTGCTGCTCGAGGGCATCAACAAGGAGCAGATCATGCAGTTCGCCGCCAACATCCGCAAGTGGAGAGTCCCCGAGCCGtacaagggcaagggcatcTTCATCAACGACGAGACGATCAAGCTGAAGCAGAAGAAGATCAAATAG